One stretch of Kogia breviceps isolate mKogBre1 chromosome 20, mKogBre1 haplotype 1, whole genome shotgun sequence DNA includes these proteins:
- the RWDD4 gene encoding RWD domain-containing protein 4 isoform X2 — translation MSANEDQEMELEALRSIYEGDESFRELSPVSFQYRIGENGDPKAFLIEISWTETYPQTPPIISMNAFFNNTISSAVKQSILAKLQEAVEVHLGTAMTYTLFEYAKDNKEQFMQGHRPLHSAASISNIISVETPNTAPSSKKKDKKEQLSKAQKRKLADKTDHKGELPRGWNWVDVVKVFKQNGL, via the exons ATGAGTGCCAACGAGGACCAGGAG atggaACTGGAGGCATTGCGTTCTATTTATGAAGGAGATGAAAGTTTCCGGGAATTAAGTCCGGTTTCATTTCAATATAGG atAGGTGAAAACGGTGATCCCAAAGCCTTCCTAATAGAGATTTCCTGGACAGAAACCTATCCCCAGACACCTCCAATCATATCTATGAACGCCTTTTTTAACAACACCAT ATCGTCAGCTGTAAAGCAGAGCATTTTAGCCAAGTTACAGGAAGCGGTGGAAGTCCATCTCGGGACGGCCATGACCTACACGTTGTTTGAATACGCCAAGGACAACAAAGAGCAGTTCATGCAGGGTCACCGTCCTCTTCATTCTGCT gcGTCCATAAGCAATATCATCTCAGTTGAAACTCCTAACACAGCCCCATCaagtaagaaaaaagacaaaaaagaacaaCTTTCAAAAGCCCAGAAACGTAAGCTGGCAGATAAAACAg ATCACAAAGGAGAACTTCCTCGAGGTTGGAACTGGGTTGATGTGGTGAAGgtat tTAAGCAAAACGGGCTCTAA
- the RWDD4 gene encoding RWD domain-containing protein 4 isoform X1, giving the protein MSANEDQEMELEALRSIYEGDESFRELSPVSFQYRIGENGDPKAFLIEISWTETYPQTPPIISMNAFFNNTISSAVKQSILAKLQEAVEVHLGTAMTYTLFEYAKDNKEQFMQGHRPLHSAASISNIISVETPNTAPSSKKKDKKEQLSKAQKRKLADKTDHKGELPRGWNWVDVVKHVSISEISHMFLFPTPSVLGFLFLIMENL; this is encoded by the exons ATGAGTGCCAACGAGGACCAGGAG atggaACTGGAGGCATTGCGTTCTATTTATGAAGGAGATGAAAGTTTCCGGGAATTAAGTCCGGTTTCATTTCAATATAGG atAGGTGAAAACGGTGATCCCAAAGCCTTCCTAATAGAGATTTCCTGGACAGAAACCTATCCCCAGACACCTCCAATCATATCTATGAACGCCTTTTTTAACAACACCAT ATCGTCAGCTGTAAAGCAGAGCATTTTAGCCAAGTTACAGGAAGCGGTGGAAGTCCATCTCGGGACGGCCATGACCTACACGTTGTTTGAATACGCCAAGGACAACAAAGAGCAGTTCATGCAGGGTCACCGTCCTCTTCATTCTGCT gcGTCCATAAGCAATATCATCTCAGTTGAAACTCCTAACACAGCCCCATCaagtaagaaaaaagacaaaaaagaacaaCTTTCAAAAGCCCAGAAACGTAAGCTGGCAGATAAAACAg ATCACAAAGGAGAACTTCCTCGAGGTTGGAACTGGGTTGATGTGGTGAAG CATGTAAGTATTTCTGAAATATCTCACATGTTTCTCTTCCCTACACCCTCagttttaggttttctttttttaataatggaAAATCTGTAG